From a region of the Zingiber officinale cultivar Zhangliang chromosome 4B, Zo_v1.1, whole genome shotgun sequence genome:
- the LOC121975354 gene encoding UDP-sulfoquinovose synthase, chloroplastic-like produces the protein MAHFAIAHCNMNSFPATKTFVRSTGSCSAICRYSLPFQIDSCSRKILRSRKVRQQNLSIVRATAAPMNQEVEKSLLSGSLQSDPFSKSKKVMIIGGDGYCGWATALHLSNKGYEVAIVDNLVRRLFDHQLGIDSLTPISSIQNRIQRWKSITGKNIQLYIGDICEFEFLAEAFKAFEPESVVHFGEQRSAPYSMIDRSRAVYTQHNNVIGTLNVLFAIKEFSPECHLVKLGTMGEYGTPNIDIEEGYITITHNGRTDTLPYPKQASSFYHLSKVHDSHNIAFTCKAWGIQATDLNQGVVYGVRTDETEMHEELYNRFDYDGVFGTALNRFCVQAAVGHPLTVYGKGGQTRGYLDIRDTVQCVELAIANPAKQGEFRVFNQFTEQFSVNDLANLVTTVGKKLGLDVQTMNVPNPRVEAEEHYYNAKHTKLIELGLQPHLLSDSLLDSLLNFAIKYKDRVDTTQIMPTVSWKKIGVKPQSVTSR, from the exons ATGGCTCATTTTGCCATAGCCCACTGCAACATGAACTCTTTCCCAGCAACCAAAACCTTTGTTAGAAGTACTGGTTCATGTTCTGCAATCTGCCGCTACTCTCTTCCATTCCAAATTGACAGTTGTTCAAGAAAGATCCTTAGGTCCCGTAAAGTTAGGCAACAAAATCTATCAATTGTACGAGCTACTGCTGCCCCCATGAACCAAGAAGTTGAGAAAAGTTTGTTGTCTGGGTCCCTTCAAAGTGATCCATTCTCCAAATCCAAAAAGGTTATGATTATTGGTGGAGATGGTTATTGTGGTTGGGCAACTGCCCTGCACCTCTCAAATAAAGGTTATGAGGTTGCTATAGTTGATAATCTTGTCCGTCGCCTATTTGATCACCAGCTTGGTATTGACTCCCTTACACCGATATCTTCCATCCAGAATCGTATTCAACGTTGGAAATCAATCACAGGCAAAAACATCCAACTCTATATTGGTGATATATGTGAGTTTGAGTTCCTTGCTGAAGCTTTTAAAGCTTTTGAACCTGAATCTGTTGTTCATTTTGGTGAGCAAAGATCTGCACCTTATTCTATGATTGACCGGTCGAGAGCTGTGTATACACAACATAACAATGTGATTGGAACTCTTAATGTTCTCTTTGCTATCAAGGAATTTAGCCCGGAGTGTCATCTAGTAAAGCTTGGGACAATGGGAGAATATGGAACTCCTAATATCGATATTGAGGAAGGTTATATTACCATAACTCACAATGGAAGAACTGACACATTACCTTATCCCAAGCAAGCCAGCTCCTTTTACCATCTAAGCAAGGTGCATGATTCTCATAATATAGCTTTTACTTGCAAGGCTTGGGGGATCCAGGCTACAGATTTGAACCAAGGCGTTGTTTATGGAGTTCGAACGGATGAAACTGAGATGCACGAAGAGCTATACAACAGATTCGATTATGATGGGGTGTTCGGGACAGCACTGAATCGGTTTTGTGTACAAGCCGCAGTGGGACACCCTCTTACTGTATATGGCAAGGGTGGTCAG ACACGAGGATATCTGGATATCAGGGACACAGTACAGTGTGTTGAATTGGCGATTGCAAATCCAGCCAAGCAAGGTGAATTCCGAGTGTTTAACCAGTTCACTGAGCAATTCTCGGTCAACGATCTTGCCAACTTGGTCACAACTGTGGGAAAGAAGCTGGGACTGGATGTGCAGACAATGAATGTACCAAACCCTCGGGTGGAGGCAGAAGAACACTACTACAATGCCAAGCACACTAAGCTGATTGAGCTAGGCCTTCAGCCGCACTTGCTTTCTGATTCACTTTTGGATTCATTGCTAAACTTTGCCATTAAATATAAGGATCGAGTCGACACAACTCAGATAATGCCCACTGTTTCATGGAAGAAGATTGGAGTGAAACCACAGTCAGTTACATCAAGATAG